The window AATTACTTATCACTCAAATAGATGTAGTTAAACATAATTCAGTGCTAGATATATCCATTTAAGCGACGAGTAACTCCGAGTACGAAATAAGAGATCGATTGTATTTCGAGTAGCATCACCAGGTGTGCGTACGTCTAGCTAGTTACTCCTTCATATACACTACATAACAGAGCAAGCTCAAGTTGCAGGAGAAGATGATCCTCCTCCTTTCCCAAAGGCCAAAGCCGAAAGCAAAGCTCCTCATGCCAACCGTAGTACCAGTACTGATGATGGCACTGCTGCTCCTCGTTGGAGGAGCAGTGGTCGCCGGTGGCCCAGGAGTCCTGCCCGGCTGCCCAGAAGCCTGCGGCAGCATCGCCATCCCCTACCCTTTCGGCATCGGCCTAGGCTGCTCCCGCCCGGGCTTCAACCTCACCTGCGACGAGAAGCAAGATCCACCCGCACTCTTCCTGGGCGATGGCATGGAAGTGGAAGCCATCTCCCTAGCGGACGGCACGGTGCGAGTCCGGACCCTGGTCAAGGATGGCTCCTTCTCCGTGAAGCCATCTCTCAACTCCAGTGGCTCGTGGTCCGGTGGCCTGACGGGCACCGGCGTGCGGCAGCTCGCCGTGTCCACCAAGCACAACATCTTCGTGGCCATCGGATGTAACTCAAGATGGCCCCGAAACCCGCGtccccgcgggtttttaccccATTAGGGGACGGGGATGGGCGTTTTTCTAGCCCCGTGGGGCTGCTGTTGGGTAAAATGTAAAACCCGGCATGTTTCGCGGGTTCACACCCGTTTCATCAATACCCGAACCCAAAATCCGGCCTACCCGCGAAAATACATTACACACGTATTGGGTCACGCAGCCTGGACTCACATCGGCCCAACCATCTGCAGCGTCCGAGCCCCCAGCCTCAAATCCACTCGATGCACCCCAGCCTTGCTAGTTCTCGCCACCACACGGGCACCGCTCCCTCGATCCCATCTCGCACACCACACCAAAACCTAACCCTAGCGATCCCGTCACTGGCGCCCGACCTTGGCTCGTTCGATCCAATCTCATAGCCGCCGCCCCACCACTTTCTTCACCGGCGTTCAACCGAGCCGCGTCCCTCCAGGATCCACGCCTCCTCTCATCCCCAAGGACCATGGTGGCTGCTGCACGTCACAAAACAGGAGAAAGGGCGCCGCCGCTAGTGCCGGCCTCCGTCGCCCGTCGCCCTCCTCTTTCTGCTACAACTCCacgcggaggtggtggaggcagagCTGGTC is drawn from Triticum dicoccoides isolate Atlit2015 ecotype Zavitan chromosome 4A, WEW_v2.0, whole genome shotgun sequence and contains these coding sequences:
- the LOC119288462 gene encoding wall-associated receptor kinase 2-like, translated to MILLLSQRPKPKAKLLMPTVVPVLMMALLLLVGGAVVAGGPGVLPGCPEACGSIAIPYPFGIGLGCSRPGFNLTCDEKQDPPALFLGDGMEVEAISLADGTVRVRTLVKDGSFSVKPSLNSSGSWSGGLTGTGVRQLAVSTKHNIFVAIGCNSRWPRNPRPRGFLPH